In a single window of the Magnolia sinica isolate HGM2019 chromosome 7, MsV1, whole genome shotgun sequence genome:
- the LOC131252185 gene encoding uncharacterized protein LOC131252185, protein MDALGSPSESLLLSSYSLTTLSSFCTCVAVLTAAVSLWRIRAVGSLSRPKSILTPSSPDRTDEKDAAAIQKPPAPREPSDLTPSTSSRCEPALSAGADGVRRRKFTAYYEEAGIGDEGVDDVSDAVCSVGGGFDQVRIRLPVTRTVDLGWYWGQDLTVLNGSVVRLWDREGRRMTPLRWG, encoded by the coding sequence ATGGATGCGTTGGGATCCCCATCCGAATCACTGCTTCTCAGCTCCTACTCTCTAACCACTCTCAGTAGCTTCTGCACGTGCGTGGCTGTACTAACCGCAGCGGTCAGCCTCTGGAGGATCCGAGCCGTCGGTTCTCTTTCCCGCCCCAAATCCATCCTTACTCCCTCATCTCCAGATCGTACAGACGAAAAAGATGCGGCCGCCATCCAGAAACCACCGGCTCCAAGGGAGCCGTCGGATCTGACGCCATCCACGTCCTCGAGATGCGAGCCGGCACTTTCCGCGGGAGCTGACGGCGTAAGGAGGAGGAAGTTCACAGCGTATTACGAGGAAGCTGGCATCGGCGACGAAGGAGTTGACGACGTTAGTGACGCGGTTTGTTCTGTTGGGGGAGGGTTCGATCAAGTTAGGATTAGGCTGCCGGTGACTAGGACGGTGGATTTGGGTTGGTACTGGGGCCAGGACTTGACGGTGCTTAACGGCAGCGTGGTGAGGTTATGGGACAGAGAGGGAAGGAGGATGACGCCGTTACGATGGGGTTAA